The genomic stretch GGCGTGAACGGTCCACGAGTTGCCCGGCGCGCGCGGTGAACGTGGCCCACCCCGCGCGGTCACTGTAGACGCTCTGCGGGATGCCGTGCTCGCGGATCACCGCGACCAGGGCGGTCATGATCGCGGCCGTGCTCTCGCGCTCGACCAGCTGTGCGTAGAGCAGGCGCTTGCTCGCGTCATCGACCACGGCGATCAGGCACTGCCAGTGGTCCGCGAGCAACGTCAGCCACCGGTGCCGGCTGCCGTCGATGTGCAGCAGCTCGCCGACGCAGGCCCGCGGCTCGCGCCGCACGAAGTGCCGGCCGCGCGGACGCTTCTTCTTCACCAGCCCCGCCGCCTGCAGGGCCCGCCGCACCACCGTGTACGACCACCGGCAGCCGCCATGGGCACGCTTCAGCACCGCGTGGAAGTGCCGCACGTTGTAGCCGCGGTAGCGCTGCTCGTACAACTGCGTCCAGCGGCGCAGTTCGTCCTCCGGCACCCCGTTCGGCGCCCGGTCGACGCGACGCTTGTCCTGCAGCCCCTTCAGTCCGTACCTGCGGTACCCGGTTCGCCAGCGCCGCAGCGTGCGCGGACTGATGCCGAGCACCTCGGCCGCCTGCCACCACGACATCTTGCCGCGCGTCGCCTGCAGAATGACCTCCTGAAAACGCATGGCCCGCTCCAGGGCGGCTACGGTCGCTGCCATCGCTGGACCCTCCTCCAGGCCCAGTCCTACCAGCCCCGCCCGCCCGGCGGTCACTTCGCTGCTCAAACGCGGTCAGAATGCTGCCCCCTTACACGTGCGGCGCAAGGCGGTTGCCCCGCGGACGCGCGCCGCCTAGCCTCTCGCGCCGTGACTCCCCCGCGGCCCCATCCGGTCCGGTCGATCGTCCTGGCGCTGGTCGTGCTCGCGCTCGACGCCGCGCTGCTCGCGATCGGCCTGGGCGACGCCTCGATGCTCGTGCGCGACCCGCGCGCGC from bacterium encodes the following:
- a CDS encoding ISNCY family transposase; amino-acid sequence: MAATVAALERAMRFQEVILQATRGKMSWWQAAEVLGISPRTLRRWRTGYRRYGLKGLQDKRRVDRAPNGVPEDELRRWTQLYEQRYRGYNVRHFHAVLKRAHGGCRWSYTVVRRALQAAGLVKKKRPRGRHFVRREPRACVGELLHIDGSRHRWLTLLADHWQCLIAVVDDASKRLLYAQLVERESTAAIMTALVAVIREHGIPQSVYSDRAGWATFTARAGQLVDRSRLTQVGRALKQLGVEHIMAYSPQARGRSERVNRTLQDRLVKELQTAGIRTVERANRYLREVFLPEYNREFARPPADAESGFVPAGTADLETIFCHLETRTIQRDNTVTLDGIVLQITRQSGRRTCAGLAVEVRRHLDGTHTIRWGTKLLGRYSAQGRALSVEPVVHPVVATATAVA